One Tomitella gaofuii DNA segment encodes these proteins:
- a CDS encoding LacI family DNA-binding transcriptional regulator has product MARQPRHSTLHTIAEETGVSASTVSRVLNAESASAARRWASHQTIERVRKAADRHAYTPNPQAVGLRTQRSNFVGMVVPRMQDYVLATIHEGVDEAAVAHGYTTLAANSLDQRERQQKAVELLAARRVEGLIFGDAFFDGEFLREVHARGLKFVLVSRRSPGFPSVTCDDELGGRLAGRHLAKLGCRRVAVLAGQPYASTGIDRTAGLVAALAEAGVAVPDERIIHGPFDARGGRAAAEELLAQGPPYPDAIFATNDFAAIGAMGALRDHGLRAPDDIVLIGYNDTTLAAELPVPLTSVHSPMHRMGSEGFAMLLGVLDGEDPEPVELEPTLIVRESSAGRGAGAQGSSA; this is encoded by the coding sequence GTGGCGAGGCAGCCGCGGCATTCGACGCTGCACACCATTGCGGAGGAGACCGGCGTCTCGGCCTCGACGGTGTCGCGGGTCCTCAACGCGGAGAGCGCCTCCGCGGCGCGACGGTGGGCATCGCACCAGACGATCGAACGGGTGCGCAAGGCGGCGGACCGGCACGCGTACACCCCCAACCCGCAGGCGGTGGGTCTGCGCACCCAGCGCTCGAACTTCGTGGGCATGGTGGTCCCGCGGATGCAGGACTATGTTCTCGCGACCATCCACGAGGGCGTCGACGAGGCTGCGGTTGCGCATGGGTACACAACCCTGGCCGCGAACTCGCTCGACCAGCGTGAACGACAGCAGAAGGCTGTCGAGTTGCTGGCGGCGCGCCGGGTCGAGGGGCTGATCTTCGGCGACGCCTTCTTCGACGGCGAGTTCCTTCGCGAGGTGCATGCCCGGGGGCTCAAGTTCGTGCTGGTCTCGCGGCGTAGCCCGGGTTTCCCCTCCGTGACCTGCGACGACGAGCTGGGAGGGCGGCTGGCCGGTCGCCACCTGGCCAAGCTGGGCTGCCGCCGCGTCGCCGTGCTGGCCGGCCAGCCCTACGCCTCGACCGGCATCGACCGCACTGCCGGGCTCGTCGCCGCGCTGGCGGAAGCGGGAGTCGCGGTGCCGGATGAACGGATCATCCACGGACCGTTCGATGCCCGGGGCGGGCGCGCCGCGGCCGAAGAGCTGCTGGCGCAGGGGCCGCCGTATCCCGACGCCATCTTCGCGACCAACGATTTCGCCGCGATCGGCGCCATGGGAGCGCTGCGGGATCACGGGTTGCGCGCGCCGGACGACATCGTCCTCATCGGCTACAACGACACGACGCTGGCCGCAGAGTTGCCGGTGCCGCTCACCTCGGTGCACTCGCCGATGCACCGGATGGGGTCGGAGGGGTTCGCGATGCTGCTCGGGGTCCTCGACGGTGAGGACCCCGAGCCTGTCGAGCTGGAGCCGACGTTGATCGTGCGCGAGTCCTCCGCGGGTCGTGGAGCAGGAGCGCAGGGGTCGTCGGCCTGA
- a CDS encoding AMP-binding protein, with amino-acid sequence MQYMPDLLIRALDRNQDKPALYLGDVVLTAGEVRDQISCFIQALASLGVGKGTKASMLSKNRPEVLISMGSTIIAGCRNTALSPTVELDAHRYIIDDAQIEMLVFDPRHYEERAAQLRDACPTLTTLLSLGPSEVGTDILALAATFEPKPLVAADVDGEDASSMVYTGGTTGKPKGVVNTFRSGVTLPQIQMSEWQLPDDMRFLVCTPLSHAGAAFFLPTLLRGGALVVLEQFSPGAVLEAIEKYRITSTMLVPTMIYMLLDHPDIDTRDLSSLQTVFYGASAMSPSRLREGMAKLGPVFFQFYGQSECGMTIAVMRREEHLPEDPARLASCGRPVPWLDVRLLDDDLNEVERGQLGEICVRGPLVMRGYWNKPEQTEEALRGGWLHTGDVARMDQAGFMTIVDRKKDMIVTGGFNVFPREIEDVISADPAVAGVAVVGVPDEKWGEAVKACVVPREGRTVDADVLIARVKEALGSVHSPKTVDVIDAIPVTGLGKPDKKALRARYWEGAERMV; translated from the coding sequence ATGCAGTACATGCCCGACCTGCTGATCCGCGCCCTCGACCGCAACCAGGACAAGCCGGCGTTGTACCTGGGCGACGTGGTGCTCACCGCGGGCGAGGTGCGCGACCAGATCAGCTGCTTCATCCAGGCACTCGCATCGCTGGGCGTCGGCAAGGGCACGAAGGCGTCGATGCTGTCGAAGAACCGGCCCGAGGTCCTCATCTCGATGGGCTCGACCATCATCGCCGGGTGCCGCAACACCGCGCTGAGCCCCACCGTGGAACTCGACGCGCACCGCTACATCATCGACGACGCGCAGATCGAGATGCTCGTCTTCGACCCCCGCCACTACGAGGAGCGCGCGGCGCAACTCCGCGACGCGTGCCCCACTCTGACGACGCTGCTGTCGCTGGGGCCGTCCGAGGTGGGCACGGACATCCTGGCGCTGGCCGCCACGTTCGAACCGAAGCCGCTGGTGGCGGCGGATGTGGACGGCGAGGACGCGTCGTCGATGGTGTACACCGGCGGCACCACCGGCAAGCCGAAGGGCGTCGTCAACACCTTCCGGTCCGGCGTGACGCTGCCGCAGATCCAGATGTCGGAGTGGCAGTTGCCCGACGACATGCGCTTTCTGGTGTGCACGCCGCTCTCGCATGCCGGCGCCGCGTTCTTCCTGCCCACTCTCCTGCGCGGTGGTGCCCTGGTGGTGCTCGAGCAGTTCTCGCCGGGCGCGGTGCTGGAGGCGATCGAGAAGTACCGGATCACCTCCACCATGCTGGTGCCGACGATGATCTACATGCTGCTCGACCACCCCGACATCGACACCCGCGACCTGTCGAGCCTGCAGACCGTGTTCTACGGGGCCTCCGCGATGTCGCCGTCCCGGCTGCGGGAGGGCATGGCCAAGTTGGGGCCGGTGTTCTTCCAGTTCTACGGCCAGTCCGAGTGCGGCATGACGATCGCCGTGATGCGCCGGGAAGAACACCTGCCGGAGGACCCGGCGCGGCTCGCCTCCTGCGGGCGGCCGGTGCCGTGGCTGGACGTGCGCCTGCTCGACGACGACCTGAACGAGGTCGAGCGCGGGCAGCTGGGCGAGATCTGCGTGCGCGGCCCGCTGGTCATGCGCGGGTACTGGAACAAGCCGGAGCAGACCGAGGAGGCGTTGCGCGGCGGGTGGCTGCACACCGGCGACGTCGCGCGCATGGACCAGGCCGGATTCATGACCATCGTCGACCGCAAGAAGGACATGATCGTCACCGGCGGATTCAATGTGTTCCCGCGCGAGATCGAGGACGTCATCTCCGCGGACCCGGCGGTCGCCGGCGTCGCCGTGGTGGGCGTGCCCGACGAGAAGTGGGGCGAGGCGGTCAAGGCGTGCGTCGTCCCCCGGGAGGGGCGCACCGTCGACGCGGACGTGCTGATCGCGCGGGTCAAGGAGGCCCTGGGGTCGGTGCACTCGCCCAAGACGGTCGACGTCATCGACGCGATCCCGGTGACGGGGCTGGGCAAGCCGGACAAGAAGGCGCTGCGGGCGCGGTACTGGGAGGGCGCCGAGCGGATGGTGTGA
- a CDS encoding FAD-binding oxidoreductase, producing MSTAEPSPRQQFLAFLHEDSDTLSAEIFARFFAYRPAARAMFPANMVGHRAVFMDVLVYVVRSIEDPAAEPAMMAFLGQLGRDHRKFGATAEDYSAFRKSMAMVVSQRLGHRRTPEIDKLLLLLVRATTELMNAGAAQAPGPAFVEATVVEHIRATRDQAVIRLQADAPVPYRAGQYLSVRTTLGGWRYFSPTIPPNPGGQVEFLVRTVPGGDVSGPVVAGTRVGDRWRLGAAHGAMQVDRDAGCDVLMVAGGSGVAPMRSMIVDMARFGDNPRVHLFYGARHPGDLTEMPTLWRLSITNPWLTVVPVSEETEDPWWLTDTDSRYEPGMHSRQTGTLADVVTSYGAWSDRRVLVCGSPKMVEATVGRLLAAGTPRENIAFDPY from the coding sequence ATGTCCACAGCGGAACCGTCCCCACGACAACAATTCCTGGCGTTCCTGCATGAAGACTCCGATACACTCAGCGCGGAGATATTCGCGCGCTTCTTCGCCTACCGGCCCGCCGCCCGCGCCATGTTCCCGGCGAACATGGTCGGGCACCGCGCCGTGTTCATGGATGTCCTCGTGTATGTGGTGCGCTCGATCGAGGACCCCGCCGCGGAGCCCGCCATGATGGCGTTCCTCGGCCAGTTGGGGCGGGATCACCGCAAGTTCGGGGCCACCGCTGAGGACTACTCGGCCTTCCGCAAGTCGATGGCGATGGTCGTCTCGCAGCGCCTCGGCCACCGGCGCACCCCCGAGATCGACAAGCTCCTGCTGCTCCTGGTGCGCGCCACCACCGAGCTGATGAACGCGGGCGCCGCCCAGGCCCCGGGGCCGGCCTTCGTCGAGGCGACGGTGGTCGAGCACATCCGGGCCACGCGCGATCAGGCCGTCATCCGCCTGCAGGCCGACGCGCCCGTCCCCTACCGCGCCGGCCAGTACCTGAGCGTGCGCACCACGCTGGGCGGCTGGCGCTACTTCTCCCCCACCATCCCGCCCAACCCCGGCGGCCAGGTGGAGTTCCTCGTCCGCACCGTCCCCGGCGGCGACGTGAGCGGCCCGGTGGTGGCGGGCACGCGGGTGGGCGACCGGTGGCGGCTCGGCGCGGCCCACGGGGCGATGCAGGTGGACCGCGATGCGGGCTGCGACGTGCTCATGGTCGCGGGCGGCTCCGGCGTGGCCCCCATGCGGTCGATGATCGTGGACATGGCCCGCTTCGGCGACAACCCGCGGGTGCACCTGTTCTACGGTGCGCGGCATCCGGGGGACCTCACCGAGATGCCCACGCTGTGGCGGCTGTCCATCACGAACCCGTGGCTGACGGTGGTGCCGGTGTCGGAGGAGACCGAGGACCCCTGGTGGTTGACGGACACCGACAGCCGATACGAGCCGGGCATGCACTCGCGGCAGACGGGCACGCTCGCCGACGTCGTCACGTCGTACGGGGCGTGGTCGGACCGGCGCGTGCTGGTGTGCGGTTCACCGAAGATGGTCGAGGCCACCGTGGGCCGGCTCCTGGCGGCGGGCACGCCCCGCGAGAACATCGCCTTCGACCCGTACTGA
- the mmsA gene encoding CoA-acylating methylmalonate-semialdehyde dehydrogenase: MRTITHWINGTAVDGTGAVEVENPATDSAVATAPMADAATIDTAVSSGLKAFEGWSQTPQSRRVHVLFKARDLLLEHRDELAALISEEHGKTLDDAAGEVTRAVDSIELACGGPAQLRGATSLQTGPSIDTKSVLHPLGVCVGITPFNFPAMMGLMMMSVALAAGNTFVWKPSEQDPGVCVRIAELFSQAGLPDGVLNVVHGGVEASQRLIDSPDTEAVSFVGSSDVAQVIYERAAAAGKRVQAFGGAKNHLVVMPDADLEVTADQLTAAAFGAAGQRCMAISVAVVVGPTAEPLLERLAERARNVVVGAGSETGVEVGPVVSRRSQQRVQQVVRDAVAAGARAVVDRSAETVPGYESGYFVGPTLLTDVDVTSPVYTQELFAPVLVVLRVDTLDEALELIRSHRYGNGASIFTQNGAAANEFERRVTAGMVGVNVAIPVPVAAYAVQGWKASAFGDTGLNNASWSFYTRPKYVTSRWESVRGQDFGFNPN, encoded by the coding sequence ATGCGCACCATCACCCACTGGATCAACGGCACAGCCGTGGACGGCACCGGCGCGGTCGAGGTGGAGAACCCGGCCACCGACAGCGCGGTCGCCACGGCTCCCATGGCGGACGCCGCCACGATCGACACGGCCGTCTCCTCCGGACTCAAGGCGTTCGAAGGCTGGTCGCAGACCCCGCAGTCGCGCCGGGTGCACGTGCTGTTCAAGGCGCGCGACCTGCTGCTGGAGCACCGCGACGAGCTCGCCGCGCTCATCTCCGAAGAGCACGGCAAGACCCTCGACGACGCCGCCGGCGAGGTGACCCGCGCCGTCGACTCGATCGAGCTGGCCTGCGGCGGACCGGCGCAGCTGCGGGGCGCCACGTCGCTGCAAACGGGCCCCAGCATCGACACCAAGTCCGTCCTGCACCCGCTCGGCGTGTGCGTGGGCATCACGCCGTTCAACTTCCCGGCGATGATGGGCCTGATGATGATGTCGGTGGCGCTGGCCGCGGGCAACACGTTCGTGTGGAAGCCCAGCGAGCAGGACCCGGGCGTGTGCGTGCGCATCGCCGAGCTGTTTTCGCAGGCCGGGCTCCCGGACGGCGTGCTCAACGTGGTGCACGGCGGCGTCGAGGCCTCGCAGCGGCTCATCGATTCGCCGGACACCGAGGCGGTGTCGTTCGTCGGCTCTTCCGACGTGGCCCAGGTCATCTACGAGCGGGCCGCCGCCGCGGGCAAGCGCGTGCAGGCCTTCGGCGGGGCGAAGAACCACCTTGTCGTCATGCCCGACGCCGACCTCGAGGTGACCGCCGACCAGCTCACCGCCGCGGCCTTCGGCGCGGCCGGGCAGCGGTGCATGGCCATCTCCGTCGCGGTCGTGGTGGGGCCGACGGCCGAGCCGCTGCTGGAACGTCTCGCCGAGCGTGCGCGGAACGTCGTCGTCGGCGCGGGATCGGAAACCGGAGTCGAGGTGGGGCCGGTGGTGAGCCGCCGCTCGCAGCAGCGGGTGCAGCAGGTGGTGCGCGACGCGGTGGCCGCCGGTGCGCGGGCCGTCGTCGACAGGTCGGCCGAGACGGTCCCCGGCTACGAGAGCGGGTACTTCGTGGGGCCGACGCTCCTGACCGACGTCGACGTGACCTCGCCGGTGTACACGCAGGAGCTGTTCGCCCCGGTGCTGGTGGTGCTGCGGGTGGACACGCTCGACGAGGCGCTGGAGCTGATCCGCAGCCACCGCTACGGCAACGGTGCGTCGATCTTCACGCAGAACGGGGCCGCGGCCAACGAGTTCGAGCGGCGCGTCACCGCGGGCATGGTCGGCGTCAACGTCGCGATCCCGGTGCCCGTCGCCGCCTACGCGGTGCAGGGCTGGAAGGCGTCGGCGTTCGGCGACACGGGGCTGAACAACGCGTCCTGGAGCTTCTACACGCGGCCCAAGTACGTCACGTCGCGCTGGGAGAGCGTGCGGGGCCAGGACTTCGGGTTCAACCCCAACTGA
- a CDS encoding MFS transporter, whose protein sequence is MPGPDGTAPRSSLPKGFRRVVAASMAGTVVEWYEFFLYGMAAALVFGDVFFHSSGNKLDGVIAALLTYAIGFVARPIGGVIFGHYGDKLGRKRLLQISLLMIGVSTFLIGAIPSYAAIGIAAPLLLVVMRFIQGIAIGGEWGGAVLLVAEHSPDDRRGFWSSFPQFGAPVGNIVATVALLILSASMPEDQFLSWGWRIAFFLSAVIVLIGWFIRTRVEESDVYKQAAQNTEQVASTWAAVRRVCKAYPRQVATAMGARVVENILYYIVVTFSLTYLSVRLGLETSTILLLMLISHAVHAVMILVFGWLSDVAGRKTVYGVGAALATVYAFVAFPLMDTRSDVLILGAITLGLIIHAIMYAPQPALMAEMFPTHMRYIGVSLGAQVTAIFAGSLAPVIATWLLRTYNSWIPVAAYMALAGVISMIAVAFMKETRGSSLADLDAEYNARAEAPA, encoded by the coding sequence ATGCCCGGCCCGGACGGCACAGCGCCACGCTCTTCGTTGCCGAAGGGCTTCCGCCGCGTCGTCGCCGCCTCGATGGCCGGCACCGTCGTCGAGTGGTACGAGTTCTTCCTGTACGGCATGGCGGCGGCGCTGGTGTTCGGCGACGTGTTCTTCCACTCGTCCGGCAACAAGCTCGACGGGGTCATCGCCGCGCTGCTCACCTATGCGATCGGATTCGTCGCGCGCCCCATCGGCGGGGTGATCTTCGGGCACTACGGCGACAAGCTGGGCCGCAAGCGTCTGCTGCAGATCTCGTTGCTGATGATCGGCGTCTCGACGTTCCTCATCGGCGCCATTCCGAGCTACGCGGCCATCGGTATCGCCGCACCGCTGCTCCTGGTGGTCATGCGCTTCATCCAGGGCATCGCCATCGGCGGCGAATGGGGCGGCGCGGTGCTGCTCGTCGCCGAGCACAGTCCGGACGACCGCCGCGGCTTCTGGTCCAGCTTCCCGCAGTTCGGAGCGCCCGTCGGCAACATCGTCGCCACCGTCGCCCTCCTGATCCTGTCCGCGTCGATGCCCGAGGACCAGTTCCTCTCGTGGGGCTGGCGCATCGCGTTCTTCCTGTCCGCGGTGATCGTGCTCATCGGCTGGTTCATCCGCACCCGGGTGGAGGAGTCGGACGTCTACAAGCAGGCCGCCCAGAACACCGAGCAGGTCGCCAGCACGTGGGCCGCCGTGCGCCGCGTGTGCAAGGCCTACCCGCGGCAGGTCGCCACCGCCATGGGCGCCCGGGTGGTGGAGAACATCCTCTACTACATCGTGGTGACGTTCTCGCTGACGTACCTGAGCGTGCGGCTGGGGCTCGAAACGTCGACGATCCTGCTGCTGATGCTCATCTCGCACGCCGTGCACGCGGTGATGATCCTCGTGTTCGGCTGGTTGTCCGACGTGGCCGGCCGCAAGACCGTCTACGGAGTGGGCGCGGCGCTGGCGACCGTGTACGCGTTCGTCGCCTTCCCGCTGATGGACACGCGCAGCGATGTGCTGATCCTCGGAGCCATCACCCTTGGGCTCATCATCCACGCCATCATGTACGCGCCGCAGCCGGCGCTGATGGCGGAGATGTTCCCCACCCACATGCGCTACATCGGCGTATCGCTGGGGGCGCAGGTCACGGCGATCTTCGCGGGGTCGTTGGCGCCGGTGATCGCCACCTGGCTGCTGCGCACCTACAACAGCTGGATCCCCGTCGCCGCCTACATGGCGCTCGCGGGCGTGATCTCGATGATCGCCGTGGCCTTCATGAAGGAGACGCGCGGATCGTCGCTGGCCGACCTCGACGCCGAGTACAACGCCCGCGCCGAAGCGCCGGCCTGA
- a CDS encoding NAD(P)-dependent oxidoreductase, which yields MHSGGIAGTGHAGRRRRRRAMRIGWIGLGHMGAPMARNLHAAGFDVIGFDLSESARDDAGIPVAASAVDAARDADVLVTMLPAGAHVRAVLAESGALEASRPGSLVVDSSTIAVADTRAASDIVAAAGRTFVDAPVSGGTAGARNATLTFMVGGADDAVAAAGPLFGAMGARTFHAGPVGAGQSVKLLNNLMLAVNMQSTCEAAVLAGTLGVDPAALVEIAATCTGDSWVLRNYYPVDGVVESAPSSRGFRDGFAAQLMHKDLGLALDAADEAGLELPAVRLVRSRLDELMAGGDGGLDFSAVVGLLGARPAMATAGAL from the coding sequence ATGCACTCTGGAGGCATCGCCGGTACGGGACACGCCGGTCGGAGGCGAAGGAGACGCGCAATGAGAATCGGATGGATCGGGCTGGGGCACATGGGTGCACCGATGGCTCGGAACCTGCATGCCGCCGGATTCGACGTGATCGGGTTCGACCTGTCGGAATCGGCACGCGACGACGCCGGGATCCCCGTGGCCGCCTCGGCCGTGGACGCCGCACGCGACGCGGACGTCCTCGTCACGATGCTGCCGGCCGGAGCGCACGTCCGTGCGGTGCTGGCGGAGTCGGGCGCGCTGGAGGCGAGCCGCCCCGGCTCGCTGGTCGTCGACTCGTCCACGATCGCCGTCGCCGACACCCGCGCCGCCTCGGATATCGTCGCCGCCGCCGGCCGGACGTTCGTCGACGCCCCGGTGTCCGGCGGGACCGCCGGCGCCCGGAACGCGACGCTGACCTTCATGGTCGGCGGGGCCGACGACGCGGTCGCGGCCGCCGGCCCACTGTTCGGCGCGATGGGCGCGCGCACGTTCCACGCCGGCCCGGTGGGCGCGGGACAGTCGGTGAAGCTGCTCAACAACCTCATGCTCGCGGTCAACATGCAGAGCACCTGCGAGGCCGCGGTGCTCGCGGGCACGCTGGGGGTGGACCCCGCCGCGCTGGTGGAGATCGCCGCCACCTGCACCGGTGACAGCTGGGTGCTGCGCAACTACTATCCGGTCGACGGAGTGGTGGAGTCCGCACCGTCCAGTCGGGGCTTCCGCGACGGCTTCGCGGCGCAGCTCATGCACAAGGACCTCGGCCTCGCCCTCGACGCGGCCGACGAGGCGGGCCTGGAGCTGCCGGCGGTGCGCCTGGTCCGCAGCCGTCTCGACGAGCTCATGGCCGGAGGCGACGGCGGGCTCGACTTCTCCGCCGTGGTGGGGCTGCTCGGCGCACGGCCGGCGATGGCGACGGCGGGCGCGCTGTGA
- a CDS encoding LysR family transcriptional regulator, which yields MRADDLVVLLEIARCGSLVGAASALELNHATVSRRVSALEAELRAPVLVRNVKGCEPTELGYRLLESCEKIESALTEVSALAAAGPQDRALSGLVRIATTYAFGSYFVAPLLARLHRENPELTVEIVTSTRLTPYNTGWDIEIGVGDPVASRPGAEKLTDYALGLYAHVDYLAERGMPGDVDDLADHSLIYYVESLLRVQDLDVLEHLVHKHRVRVGSTSVHAQLAATLAGGGIGLLPAFMAEKEPELRRVLWPQVSFTLAFSVCLAPRRLRRPAATPVLQAIRALVAEHSAELVPQVA from the coding sequence ATGCGTGCTGATGATCTCGTCGTCCTGCTCGAAATCGCACGATGTGGTTCGCTCGTGGGCGCGGCCTCGGCGCTGGAGCTCAACCACGCGACGGTGTCGCGGCGCGTCTCCGCGCTCGAGGCCGAACTCCGCGCCCCCGTTCTCGTCCGGAACGTCAAGGGCTGCGAACCGACCGAACTGGGCTACCGGCTCCTCGAGTCGTGCGAGAAGATCGAGTCCGCGCTGACGGAGGTCTCCGCCCTGGCCGCGGCCGGGCCACAGGACAGGGCGCTGTCCGGGCTCGTCCGCATCGCCACCACATACGCGTTCGGCAGCTACTTCGTCGCCCCGCTGCTGGCCCGCCTGCACCGGGAGAATCCCGAGCTGACCGTGGAGATCGTCACCTCCACCCGCCTGACGCCCTACAACACCGGGTGGGACATCGAGATCGGGGTGGGCGACCCCGTCGCCAGCAGACCCGGAGCGGAGAAGCTGACCGACTACGCGCTGGGCCTGTACGCGCATGTGGACTACCTGGCCGAGCGGGGCATGCCCGGCGACGTCGACGACCTCGCCGACCATTCGCTGATCTACTACGTCGAGTCGCTGCTGCGGGTCCAGGACCTCGACGTGCTCGAACACCTGGTGCACAAGCACCGCGTCCGCGTCGGATCCACCAGTGTCCACGCCCAGCTCGCCGCCACGCTCGCCGGCGGGGGGATCGGACTGCTGCCCGCGTTCATGGCGGAGAAGGAACCGGAGCTGCGCCGCGTGCTATGGCCGCAGGTGTCGTTCACGCTCGCGTTCTCGGTGTGCCTGGCGCCGCGACGCCTGCGACGTCCCGCAGCGACGCCGGTTCTCCAGGCCATCCGCGCCCTCGTCGCCGAGCACAGCGCCGAACTGGTTCCTCAGGTGGCGTGA
- a CDS encoding arsenate reductase ArsC, whose translation MPSMPSVLFVCVHNAGRSQMAAAYLSALAGDRIEVRSAGTAPADAVNPAAVEAMAEVGIDIASRSPRILTADAVETSTVVITMGCGDTCPVFPGISYRDWALDDPAGRGIEAVRPIRDRIREKVEALIDELAPGTPRAAPADAG comes from the coding sequence ATGCCCTCCATGCCCAGCGTGCTGTTCGTGTGCGTGCACAACGCCGGACGGTCGCAGATGGCGGCCGCCTACCTCTCCGCGCTCGCCGGGGACCGGATCGAGGTCCGCTCGGCCGGCACCGCGCCCGCCGACGCGGTGAACCCGGCCGCGGTCGAGGCCATGGCGGAGGTGGGCATCGACATCGCGAGCCGCAGCCCGCGGATACTCACCGCGGACGCCGTCGAAACGTCGACCGTCGTCATCACCATGGGATGCGGGGACACGTGCCCGGTGTTCCCGGGGATCAGCTACCGCGACTGGGCGCTCGACGACCCGGCCGGCCGCGGAATCGAGGCCGTGCGGCCCATCCGCGACCGGATCCGGGAGAAGGTCGAGGCGCTGATCGACGAACTTGCACCGGGCACGCCCCGCGCGGCGCCCGCCGACGCCGGCTGA
- the arsB gene encoding ACR3 family arsenite efflux transporter, which translates to MSVDTSAPAPQHAQKLSFLDRFLPVWIGLAMAAGLGLGAVFEGLDTTLDAVQVDGVSVPIALGLLIMMYPVLAKVRYDRVGAIAGDRRLMISSLLLNWVVGPAVMFTLAWTLLPDLPEYRTGLIIVGLARCIAMVVVWNDLACGDREATAVLVAINSVFQVIMFAVLGWFYLSVLPGWLGLEQTSIDASPWQIAKSVLIFLGIPLVAGFLTRRLGERAKGRQWYEETFLPRIGPWALYGLLFTIVILFAMQGEQITSRPLDVVRIALPLLLYFAIMWGAGFGTGAALGLGYKRTVAMAMTAAGNNFELAIAVAIGTFGVASGQALAGVVGPLIEVPILVGLAYLSLRLRRRFASERVAEESSAPPA; encoded by the coding sequence ATGAGCGTGGACACCTCCGCGCCCGCACCGCAGCACGCGCAGAAGCTGTCGTTCCTCGACCGGTTCCTGCCGGTGTGGATCGGACTGGCCATGGCGGCCGGGCTGGGGCTCGGCGCCGTCTTCGAGGGGCTGGACACCACGCTCGACGCCGTGCAGGTCGACGGGGTGTCGGTGCCGATCGCCCTGGGCCTCCTGATCATGATGTACCCGGTGCTGGCGAAGGTGCGCTACGACCGCGTGGGCGCGATCGCCGGCGACCGCAGGCTCATGATCAGCTCCCTACTGCTCAACTGGGTCGTCGGGCCGGCGGTGATGTTCACCCTGGCGTGGACGCTGCTTCCGGACCTGCCCGAATACCGCACCGGCCTCATCATCGTCGGACTGGCGCGGTGCATCGCCATGGTGGTCGTCTGGAACGACCTGGCCTGCGGCGACCGGGAGGCCACGGCCGTGCTGGTGGCGATCAACTCGGTGTTCCAGGTGATCATGTTCGCCGTCCTCGGCTGGTTCTACCTGTCCGTGCTGCCGGGCTGGCTGGGGCTCGAGCAGACGAGCATCGACGCGTCGCCCTGGCAGATCGCCAAATCGGTGCTGATCTTCCTGGGAATCCCGCTGGTCGCCGGCTTCCTCACCCGCCGCCTGGGCGAGCGGGCCAAGGGGCGTCAGTGGTACGAGGAGACGTTCCTGCCGCGGATCGGCCCGTGGGCGCTGTACGGGCTGCTGTTCACGATCGTGATCCTGTTCGCGATGCAGGGCGAACAGATCACCTCCCGTCCGCTCGACGTGGTGCGCATCGCGCTGCCGCTGCTGCTGTACTTCGCGATCATGTGGGGCGCCGGCTTCGGCACCGGCGCGGCGCTGGGCCTGGGTTACAAGCGGACCGTCGCGATGGCGATGACCGCCGCGGGCAACAACTTCGAGCTGGCCATCGCCGTGGCGATCGGCACCTTCGGCGTGGCCTCCGGGCAGGCGCTGGCGGGCGTGGTCGGCCCGCTGATCGAGGTTCCGATCCTCGTCGGGCTGGCCTACCTGTCGTTGCGGCTGCGCAGGCGCTTCGCGTCGGAACGGGTGGCGGAGGAGTCGTCAGCGCCGCCGGCGTGA
- a CDS encoding ArsR/SmtB family transcription factor: protein MSNQVDVRGDAGGCCGGLLVAPVGADEAVELSRVFKALGDPVRLRLLSMIASRDGGEVCVCDLTPAFDLTQPTISHHLKQLRQAGLIGSERRGTWVYYWLLPEATDRLATLFTRPVGPADSAEPAGAQSPRAQAADATAVPA, encoded by the coding sequence ATGTCGAATCAAGTGGACGTGCGTGGGGACGCGGGCGGGTGCTGCGGCGGATTGCTCGTCGCGCCGGTGGGGGCCGACGAGGCCGTCGAACTGTCGCGGGTGTTCAAGGCGCTGGGCGACCCGGTACGCCTGCGCCTGCTGTCGATGATCGCCTCGCGTGACGGCGGCGAGGTGTGCGTATGCGACCTGACGCCGGCCTTCGACCTGACGCAGCCGACGATCTCGCACCACCTCAAGCAGCTGCGGCAGGCCGGGCTGATCGGCTCGGAGCGCCGGGGGACCTGGGTGTACTACTGGCTGCTTCCGGAAGCGACCGACCGGCTCGCCACCCTGTTCACCCGGCCCGTCGGGCCGGCGGACAGCGCCGAGCCGGCCGGTGCACAATCGCCCCGTGCACAGGCGGCCGACGCGACGGCGGTGCCGGCATGA